The Alphaproteobacteria bacterium genome contains the following window.
CGCAGCTCCATGTTGTAATTCAATCCACCTCGAATGATGTGTAGGTGGTTGTCGATCAGCCCGGGAATGACGCGCCGGCGGCCCAAATCGATCTTCCGCACATCCTTGGCTCCATGCGCCATGACCTCTTTGTCGCCGCCGACCGCAATAAACTTCCCGCTGGAAATGGCGACGGCGGTCGCGTCGGGGTTGGAACGATCGAGCGTTGTGATCCGCCCGTTGTGGAGGATCAAATCCGCAGTCGCATCCTTGGGGGAAACCATCGCGAACCTCCGTGGAGAAGATGAGGATGGTCGCGCCGCGCCGGTCACGAGCATCCATATATCAAATTGAACACGCGCTATCGCGCTCGCGCGCGCCCGTCTAGACTCAGTGCGCCGCCTTTTTCGAAACGATCTGCGGCTTTTTCGCCGATTGCGGGGCGTGATGGACCATGGTGTAGGCATATTCCACGCCGCTGCCATAGGCCCCTGCGTGTTGCTTGAGCAGGCCCATCAACGCATCATAGTGTTCGCGATGCGCCCAATCGCGCTGCCATTCAAGTAACGCCGCGATGGTCGTCAACCGCGTGGCTCCGGCCTGAACCATGCGGGAAAGGGCGGCCTCGTGAGCGGCCGTGGATGTCGCACCGCAGCAATCCTCGACGACGTAGATATTGTAGCCGGCCCCGGTCATCTCGATGGTGGGCCACGTGACGCACACCTCGGTCCAAAGGCCCGTCATAATGATGTTCTTTCGCCCGGTTGCTTCTATGGCCTTGCGAAATCCCGCGTCGTCCCACGCATTCATGGAGGTGCGCTCGACGATGGGCTGTCCCGGGAACACGTCGAGCAATTGTGGCCAGATGTAGCCGCTGAAGGATTCCGTTTCGACG
Protein-coding sequences here:
- a CDS encoding hydrolase, which codes for MPNYHKLYTAQDSAIAFIDHQPQMTFGVANTDRATLMNNVVLLAKVAKEYKVPTVLSAVETESFSGYIWPQLLDVFPGQPIVERTSMNAWDDAGFRKAIEATGRKNIIMTGLWTEVCVTWPTIEMTGAGYNIYVVEDCCGATSTAAHEAALSRMVQAGATRLTTIAALLEWQRDWAHREHYDALMGLLKQHAGAYGSGVEYAYTMVHHAPQSAKKPQIVSKKAAH